From Medicago truncatula cultivar Jemalong A17 chromosome 7, MtrunA17r5.0-ANR, whole genome shotgun sequence, a single genomic window includes:
- the LOC11430310 gene encoding histone H3.2 — MARTKQTARKSTGGKAPRKQLATKAARKSAPATGGVKKPHRFRPGTVALREIRKYQKSTELLIRKLPFQRLVREIAQDFKTDLRFQSSAVSALQEAAEAYLVGLFEDTNLCAIHAKRVTIMPKDIQLARRIRGERA, encoded by the coding sequence ATGGCACGTACCAAACAAACAGCACGAAAATCCACCGGAGGAAAAGCCCCACGGAAACAACTCGCCACCAAAGCCGCAAGAAAATCAGCACCGGCAACCGGTGGTGTAAAGAAACCACACAGATTCCGTCCAGGAACAGTCGCACTTCGTGAGATCCGCAAGTATCAGAAGAGCACTGAACTTCTCATTAGGAAACTTCCATTCCAAAGATTGGTTCGTGAAATCGCTCAGGATTTCAAAACTGATCTTCGATTTCAGAGTAGTGCTGTTTCTGCTCTTCAAGAAGCTGCTGAAGCGTATCTTGTTGGTTTGTTTGAAGATACGAATCTTTGTGCCATTCATGCTAAGAGAGTTACTATTATGCCGAAGGATATTCAACTTGCAAGAAGAATCAGAGGCGAAAGGGCTTAG
- the LOC11428496 gene encoding histone H3.2: MATRKSALATGGMKKPHRFRPGTVALREIRKYQKITELLIRKLPFKRLVHEIAQDFKTDLRFQISAVSALQEIAEACIVGLFEDMNLCAIHAKRVTIVPKDIKLACRIRCERA; this comes from the coding sequence ATGGCCACAAGAAAATCAGCACTGGCGACAGGAGGAATGAAGAAGCCACACAGATTCAGACCAGGAACAGTCGCATTGCGTGAAATCAGGAAGTATCAAAAGATCACTGAGCTTCTCATTAGGAAACTTCCTTTCAAAAGATTGGTTCATGAAATCGCTCAGGATTTCAAAACTGATCTCCGATTCCAGATCAGCGCTGTTTCTGCTCTTCAAGAAATCGCTGAAGCGTGTATTGTTGGTTTGTTTGAAGATATGAATCTTTGTGCTATTCATGCTAAGAGAGTTACTATTGTGCCTAAGGATATTAAACTTGCATGCAGAATCAGGTGCGAGAGAGCTTAG
- the LOC11430309 gene encoding F-box/kelch-repeat protein At3g23880, whose translation MRQPLTHSKRKHRHNVVSTTVRKQNSSDPFGLFALLWLDLFLEILYRLPVKSLLVLKCVSKSLNSLISDPKFVKHHLHLSQTRPYHLLIRNSELLLVDSRLPSVTAIIPDTTHNFRLNPSDNHPIMIDSCDGIICFENRNDNHVDLVVWNPCTGKFKILPPLENIPNGKTHTLYSIGYDRFVDNYKVVAFSCHRQINKSYKYCNSQVRVHTLGTNFWRRIPNFPSNIMGLPNGYVGKFVSGTINWAIENQKNYDSWVILSLDLGNESYQEISRPDFGLDDPVHIFTLGVSKDCLCVLVYTETLLGIWVMKDYGNKNSWTKLFAVPYAKVGYHGFGFVDLHYISEEDDQVFLHFCSKVYVYNYKNSTVKTLDIQGQPSILYNSSRVYFESLYDSSGVYVESLISP comes from the coding sequence atGAGGCAACCATTGACTCACTCCAAAAGAAAGCACCGCCACAATGTTGTGTCCACCACCGTAAGAAAACAAAACTCATCTGACCCTTTCGGCCTGTTTGCTTTGTTATGGCTCGATTTATTCTTAGAAATCTTGTATAGGCTCCCTGTGAAGTCACTCCTAGTGCTCAAATGTGTTTCCAAGTCCTTGAATTCATTAATTTCTGATCCCAAATTCGTCAAACATCACCTTCACTTGTCACAGACTAGACCTTACCACCTCCTCATACGCAATTCGGAGCTCCTTCTCGTTGATTCCCGACTTCCCTCCGTCACTGCCATCATCCCGGATACCACGCACAACTTCCGTCTTAACCCTTCTGACAATCATCCAATCATGATTGACTCTTGCGATGGCATCATTTGTTTCGAAAACAGAAATGATAACCATGTTGATTTGGTAGTGTGGAACCCATGTACCGGGAAATTCAAGATATTGCCACCTTTGGAAAATATACCTAACGGTAAAACTCACACTTTATACAGCATTGGGTATGATCGTTTTGTTGATAATTACAAAGTAGTTGCTTTTTCTTGCCATCGTCAAATTAATAAATCTTATAAGTATTGCAACTCTCAAGTTAGGGTTCATACTCTAGGTACCAATTTTTGGAGGAGGATTCCAAACTTCCCTTCAAATATCATGGGTTTACCCAATGGGTATGTTGGGAAATTTGTAAGTGGCACAATTAATTGGGCCATAGAAAATCAAAAGAACTATGATTCATGGGTCATTCTTTCTCTTGATTTAGGAAACGAGTCCTATCAAGAGATTTCACGGCCCGATTTTGGTCTTGATGATCCGGTTCATATCTTCACCTTAGGGGTTTCTAAGGATTGCTTGTGTGTCCTTGTTTACACTGAAACTTTGTTGGGTATTTGGGTTATGAAGGATTATGGAAATAAAAATTCTTGGACTAAATTGTTCGCAGTTCCGTACGCCAAAGTTGGTTATCATGGTTTTGGTTTTGTCGATCTGCATTATATTTCTGAGGAGGATGACCAAGTGTTCTTGCACTTCTGTTCCAAAGTATATGTTTATAATTACAAGAACTCTACTGTAAAGACTCTTGATATTCAAGGCCAACCTTCTATTTTATACAATTCTAGTCGTGTATACTTTGAGAGTCTATACGATTCTAGTGGTGTATACGTTGAGAGTCTCATATCACCTTGA